The window CGAGATCAACTCCAGTCAGACGTTTTGCCATTTCGGTCTCTGCTTCAAGCAACCATTCGTTAATGGTGTCTTCTAAGCGAGAGGCCAGTAGCGTTGACTTCAGCACACCACCGTTAAATAGAATCGCGGTTGGTTTGATGAAATCTGCTGATGGAGTAGCATCGGCGCCTGGCATGCCTGGCATATTTGCAAACGGGTTGTAGTCTTGCTCTGGAGCCGATTCAGCACCACTTTGTGCGTTTGCTTGTTTAGACAAAAACGCAGCAATGTGGCGCGTGATGCCTGCATCTTGAGCGTAAGGCAGGCCCATTTGCGTTAGTGCACCACGGTTACGTTGAACCGGGTGATCTGTAATAGCAACTTGTGGGAAGAATCCATCAACCAATGTTTGCTGTACTTCTTCTTGAGTCAGTTCTGTTTTCAGTGTTGCGCCAAGCAGCTTAGAGCCACGGCTAGGAACAACGATTGGCACAGATTGCAGCTCGATGTCGTTCAGAAGCGCTTCTTTGGCATCACGGCAAGCGTGTGTCATTGCCTGAACTTGCCACGGTTGTAGATCTTTGCCATCTTGAGCAAGTTTCATTTTCAAGCGGTACGCAAGGGCAAGGTCCATGTTATCACCGCCAAGCAGGATGTGTTCACCTACTGCGATACGGCTAAGACTTAGGTTACCGTCATCTTCGGTTACTTCCACCAAAGAAAGGTCAGTGGTACCACCACCGATATCAACAACAAGCACGATGTCGCCCACTTCAACTTCGTCGCGCCACTTGTCATTGCTGTTGTCAATCCAGTTATAAAGTGCAGCCTGAGGCTCTTCTAGTAAAGTCAGGTGAACAAAACCGACATTGCGCGCAGCTTCTGCTGTTAGATCACGTGCAGCCGGATCGAACGATGCCGGAACGGTAATCGTCACTTCCTGCTCAGCAAGCTTATGATTTGGGTGAGTGTGGTTCCAAGCGTCTTTCAGGTGCTCAAGGTACAGCTCTGTTGCACGAAGTGGCGACACTTTTTCAACTTCTTCTGGGCTACCTGCTGGCAGGAAAGCATCACGACGGTTAACGCCACCATGGCAAAGCCAAGATTTCGCACTGGCAATCAAGCGGATAGGCGTTTTTGAACCTAGGTTACGCGCAATGGCACCAACCAGTGCTTTAGGCTCGCTTGACCACGGTAGTACGCGAGATTGCGGATTCATTTCATGTTCGTGTGGTTGGTATAGAAACGAGCCTAGTTGGCTGCGAGTTTCTACTGTGCCAGGTGCCGTCAATTGCGGGATTGGCATCACTTCTACACGAGCTTCTTCATCGTGAGTATCAACATAAGACATCACGCAGTGTGTCGTACCTAAGTCAATACCCACGCTAAATTGAGGAGACTGCTGCTCAGCCGCCGTTTGGATGTTTTCTTCTTGAGAAGTGTTTTCTTGGTTCATGTGTTCCATTACAACTCAACCTCAGCTGGTGCAATCACAGA is drawn from uncultured Vibrio sp. and contains these coding sequences:
- a CDS encoding Hsp70 family protein; amino-acid sequence: MEHMNQENTSQEENIQTAAEQQSPQFSVGIDLGTTHCVMSYVDTHDEEARVEVMPIPQLTAPGTVETRSQLGSFLYQPHEHEMNPQSRVLPWSSEPKALVGAIARNLGSKTPIRLIASAKSWLCHGGVNRRDAFLPAGSPEEVEKVSPLRATELYLEHLKDAWNHTHPNHKLAEQEVTITVPASFDPAARDLTAEAARNVGFVHLTLLEEPQAALYNWIDNSNDKWRDEVEVGDIVLVVDIGGGTTDLSLVEVTEDDGNLSLSRIAVGEHILLGGDNMDLALAYRLKMKLAQDGKDLQPWQVQAMTHACRDAKEALLNDIELQSVPIVVPSRGSKLLGATLKTELTQEEVQQTLVDGFFPQVAITDHPVQRNRGALTQMGLPYAQDAGITRHIAAFLSKQANAQSGAESAPEQDYNPFANMPGMPGADATPSADFIKPTAILFNGGVLKSTLLASRLEDTINEWLLEAETEMAKRLTGVDLDLAVASGAAYYGSVRRGQGVRIRGGIASAYYVGIESAMPAIPGMAPPMEALCVAPFGMEEGSSVDVPSQEFGLIIGQPVNFQFFGSTVRRDDLAGTHLDHWAPEELEELPEIQVTLPVSEGRSEGEVVPVTLASRVTELGTLYLEAIAADNGQKWHVEFDVREDAKSDSNEEE